A genomic window from Nostoc sp. TCL26-01 includes:
- a CDS encoding alpha/beta fold hydrolase — translation MMQSNSEASLTGVVFTSSEATKQKRLVVLVPGFMGRCSLWGLLRERLEQEIKFRPHEAQWLLFDHKIKWWSIGSIDDLAIQLHSQIVAEWIRSGGFNDVVLVGHSMGGLIVRQAYLLAAGAVAGENASEWGQYVSRIVLLASLNRGVELRRVPWIWPLAWINRIFPFLPHLLLEDTQRGSNFLTNLRINWIRHFGALTEAHRRGELWTDNCPKRPPLVVQILGSRDGIVRREDSKDVLAFPRSHYLQVPDADHRRLYRLEFAADPELRYAVLRQGFIGEFPDEPVGALETEHNDASIKRVVFLLHGIRASNVDDWIKGIERRISTRDLYTIVKQPTYGYFSAARFVLPSVRRKNIVVFQDWYTEALAEYPTAEFDIMAHSNGTYILGQSLLTTPGMRFNNVALVGSVLPTSFPWKELMERGQVNQVRNDRANRDWPVALLCNALRGLRMEDVGTGGFAGFEGNATHEVAYYFGGHGEALKPDYQDILVDFVFNGTVQEPATLSSSPGYFRQFSNAMPYVARLVVLTVGVGVGWLIFQGCLVQVFWSVLAIIITYVILDII, via the coding sequence ATGATGCAAAGCAATTCAGAAGCATCCCTTACAGGAGTTGTATTTACTTCGAGTGAGGCTACGAAGCAGAAGCGGCTGGTCGTACTCGTGCCAGGGTTTATGGGTCGGTGTTCTCTCTGGGGGCTACTACGAGAGCGGCTTGAGCAAGAGATAAAATTTAGACCTCATGAAGCTCAATGGCTGCTTTTCGACCACAAAATAAAGTGGTGGAGCATTGGTAGTATTGATGATTTAGCGATTCAACTGCACAGCCAGATTGTTGCGGAATGGATCAGATCGGGTGGGTTCAACGATGTGGTTCTCGTTGGACACAGCATGGGTGGACTCATCGTGCGGCAAGCGTATCTGCTGGCTGCTGGTGCTGTAGCAGGGGAAAATGCGTCTGAATGGGGGCAATATGTAAGTCGGATAGTTCTTTTAGCATCACTCAATCGTGGTGTTGAATTGAGGCGAGTACCTTGGATTTGGCCGCTCGCGTGGATCAACCGTATCTTCCCGTTTTTGCCACATCTACTGTTGGAAGATACCCAACGAGGCTCTAACTTCTTGACTAACTTGAGGATCAACTGGATTCGGCACTTCGGGGCGCTAACTGAGGCACATCGGAGGGGCGAACTTTGGACAGACAACTGCCCGAAGCGTCCACCACTGGTTGTACAGATCCTGGGTTCAAGAGACGGTATCGTCCGCAGGGAGGATAGCAAGGATGTATTGGCCTTCCCAAGAAGTCACTATCTTCAAGTCCCAGATGCCGACCATAGGAGATTGTATCGGCTCGAATTTGCAGCAGATCCGGAACTGCGATACGCCGTCCTGAGACAGGGTTTTATTGGTGAGTTTCCGGATGAGCCTGTAGGCGCTCTAGAGACAGAGCATAATGATGCTTCAATTAAGAGGGTTGTCTTCCTACTGCACGGAATACGCGCTTCCAATGTCGATGACTGGATTAAGGGAATAGAGCGGCGTATCAGTACACGGGATCTCTACACAATCGTTAAGCAACCGACTTATGGCTACTTCTCCGCAGCAAGATTTGTGCTGCCTAGTGTCCGTAGGAAGAATATCGTGGTGTTCCAGGATTGGTACACTGAGGCACTAGCTGAGTATCCGACCGCAGAGTTCGACATCATGGCCCACAGCAATGGAACATATATCTTAGGTCAAAGTTTGCTCACTACACCTGGTATGCGATTCAATAACGTAGCCCTAGTCGGCAGCGTTTTGCCGACTAGTTTTCCTTGGAAAGAATTAATGGAAAGAGGTCAGGTAAACCAGGTACGCAATGATCGGGCAAACCGCGATTGGCCCGTAGCCCTGCTGTGCAACGCCCTGCGTGGGCTACGTATGGAAGACGTAGGGACGGGTGGGTTCGCTGGATTTGAAGGCAACGCGACACACGAGGTCGCATATTACTTTGGGGGTCACGGTGAGGCGCTGAAGCCCGACTATCAAGATATCCTTGTAGACTTCGTTTTTAATGGAACTGTGCAGGAACCTGCCACGCTGAGTTCATCACCTGGTTACTTCCGCCAGTTTTCAAACGCGATGCCTTATGTAGCCAGGCTTGTGGTCTTGACGGTAGGGGTTGGCGTTGGTTGGTTGATCTTTCAAGGTTGCTTAGTTCAGGTGTTCTGGTCAGTACTTGCAATCATTATTACCTATGTCATCTTGGACATTATCTGA
- a CDS encoding antitoxin family protein, with protein MQTLKAIYENGVFRPLEKPELTEGQSVQLIVDTTNPLTPQEMLQLASEVYEGLSETDVDEIEEIALKRDYFFTNRNEA; from the coding sequence ATGCAAACTTTAAAAGCTATCTACGAAAATGGTGTATTTCGCCCTCTCGAAAAACCGGAATTGACTGAAGGACAATCTGTCCAACTAATAGTTGACACTACTAATCCTCTTACTCCTCAAGAAATGCTACAACTAGCATCTGAGGTATATGAGGGATTATCAGAAACGGATGTTGACGAAATTGAAGAAATTGCCTTAAAGCGAGACTATTTTTTTACCAATAGAAATGAAGCATGA
- a CDS encoding type II toxin-antitoxin system VapC family toxin — translation MYLLDTNICIALLNENPQAVTKFNRFFSQCYLSIIVVSELYKGVYCSQQIAKNLEILAQFTEFLPVEPFDLDAAIEFGKIQSELRKIGKPTGEFDALLAAVARSRDDILVTNNIKDFINIPNLKLDNWLET, via the coding sequence ATGTATCTACTAGATACCAATATTTGCATTGCATTGCTGAATGAAAATCCCCAAGCTGTTACTAAATTTAATCGCTTTTTCAGCCAATGCTATCTCTCCATCATTGTAGTGTCAGAACTATATAAAGGCGTTTATTGTTCTCAACAGATAGCAAAAAATTTAGAAATCTTAGCACAGTTCACAGAATTCTTACCAGTAGAACCATTTGATTTAGATGCAGCTATCGAATTTGGCAAGATTCAAAGCGAACTTAGAAAAATAGGGAAACCAACTGGAGAATTTGATGCTTTGCTCGCTGCTGTAGCTCGTTCTCGTGACGATATTCTTGTTACTAACAATATCAAAGATTTTATAAATATTCCCAATTTAAAATTAGATAACTGGTTAGAAACTTGA
- a CDS encoding WD40 repeat domain-containing protein, whose protein sequence is MNQEFPSSQQNISNVSIGDSNVVTFNQTQILQISVAEIKTRQFIQTSPYKGLKKFESADKDLFFGRDQFLTGLVNELEQTNLILLLGASGSGKSSVVRAGLIPWLSQKWGSHLVNLTLTPDIDPFESFYASLLSKYKQAEAQIARNAQPDTLTEVVKSLKQPNEHWFILIDQFEELFTTSLADKRDNFIASLVQLSKTKEHSVKIMMTMRADFLDRLSPYPQLVKATDRHRPLIAEMQIDELRLAIEQPAAQYGVVFETGLVEEIIKDIQGQAGYLPLLQYTLNLLWETEVQTGSINDRTLNISTYRELGGVRGALQKHVDQIYSALLEPEKLATQRIFLKLVGIGGNSESITEWKPVRRRANRFEFSDQLEQSVLVKFINENLLVSDRQPQAQESTVEIAHEILLTSWETLNTWIKENRQAIVLRNRLNDDVVRWQSKKKEDELWSGSRLEQVLELRKDPTFNQVLGGFSEAGSQFIDASVGLRDRQRRRTIIGLTSFSAFALFLAGFAGWQWRQSEIAKSDVLIRSAEILLSQGKEFEALIESLQAGILLQHLKAKPSMQLVTTLWQTVSDVKERNLLEGHNDSVNSVYFSPDGKILASCSNDTIKLWDVTTGKEILTLNEPNNRVYYIRFSPNGKTLAAVTSKGIKLWDMAMVREIRTLSVGNNTFGYEESPISVSFSADGKTLAFGFSDDTIKILDVASGKEIRTFTGANADLDTGISFSLDGKTLASRRNKTIKIRNVATGKEIRTFAAVNIDFDTIISFSPDGKTLAFTATDNTIKLRDIATGKETHIITGANAKFNTINFSPDGTTLAFGSNDNTITLWDVTTGKKIHTLTRHNGSINSVSFSPNGTTLASGSNDNTIKLWNITKRKEIRTLNGHSATIRSVSFNPDGKTLTSRSDDNTIKLWDITTEKEIRTFKPWNVATGKENRPITKSNSVVNVNFASDSKTLVSGGSDGIIKLWDASTGKVIHTMTGHSNAVISVSFSPDGKTLVSNSYDETIKLWDIATGKEIRSLKDEQFLTFSFSFSPDSKTLASPSSPAIQLWDVATLKKIRTLTGHKSTVNSVSFSTDGKTLVSGSNDKTIKLWDVTTGKEIRTLTGHTARVNSVSFSTDGKTLVSGSDDKTIKLWDVATGKEIRTLTGHTARVNSVSFSADAKTLASGSDDKTVILWNLNFDSLLVRGCNWVSAYVQNSTAKFKDSEKHLCDGISTEK, encoded by the coding sequence ATGAACCAAGAATTCCCTAGTAGTCAACAAAATATTAGTAATGTTTCAATTGGTGACAGTAACGTTGTCACCTTTAATCAAACTCAGATTCTACAAATCTCTGTTGCGGAGATTAAAACCCGTCAATTTATACAAACTTCTCCCTATAAAGGGTTAAAGAAATTCGAGTCAGCAGACAAAGACTTGTTTTTCGGACGTGACCAATTTCTGACAGGTTTAGTAAATGAACTGGAACAAACTAACTTAATTTTGCTATTAGGGGCTTCCGGTAGTGGTAAATCATCAGTAGTGCGTGCTGGGTTGATTCCTTGGCTTTCACAAAAATGGGGGTCGCATTTGGTCAATCTGACGTTGACTCCAGATATTGATCCGTTTGAATCTTTTTATGCGAGTTTACTTAGTAAATACAAGCAAGCCGAAGCCCAAATTGCCCGTAATGCTCAACCTGACACTCTAACTGAGGTAGTGAAAAGCCTAAAGCAGCCTAATGAGCATTGGTTCATTCTTATCGACCAGTTTGAAGAATTATTTACTACAAGCCTTGCTGACAAGCGCGATAATTTTATCGCCAGCTTAGTGCAATTGAGTAAAACCAAGGAGCATTCCGTCAAAATTATGATGACGATGCGGGCTGATTTTCTTGATAGGTTAAGCCCTTATCCCCAACTAGTAAAAGCTACGGATAGGCATCGTCCGCTAATTGCAGAAATGCAAATAGATGAGTTGCGATTGGCAATTGAGCAACCTGCTGCTCAATATGGTGTAGTATTTGAGACTGGGCTAGTAGAAGAAATCATTAAGGATATCCAAGGACAAGCAGGGTATTTACCTTTATTGCAATACACCCTAAATCTGCTGTGGGAAACAGAAGTACAAACTGGCAGCATCAATGACCGCACTTTGAATATTAGTACCTACCGGGAATTGGGTGGAGTTAGAGGTGCGCTACAGAAACACGTAGATCAAATCTACAGCGCATTGCTAGAACCAGAAAAATTAGCAACTCAGAGAATCTTCCTCAAACTGGTAGGCATTGGTGGAAATTCTGAATCTATTACAGAATGGAAGCCTGTTCGTAGACGGGCAAATCGTTTTGAGTTTAGCGATCAACTTGAGCAAAGTGTACTGGTGAAGTTTATTAATGAAAATCTTTTAGTCAGCGATCGCCAGCCACAAGCTCAAGAATCTACAGTAGAAATCGCCCATGAAATCTTGCTTACTTCTTGGGAAACACTGAATACTTGGATTAAGGAAAATCGTCAAGCAATAGTACTCCGTAATCGTCTCAATGATGATGTAGTACGTTGGCAATCAAAGAAAAAGGAGGATGAACTTTGGAGTGGATCAAGGTTAGAGCAAGTTTTAGAGCTTAGAAAAGACCCAACGTTTAACCAAGTTCTGGGGGGATTTAGTGAGGCAGGTTCCCAGTTTATTGATGCCAGCGTGGGATTGCGCGATCGCCAACGGCGCAGAACTATTATCGGACTTACTAGTTTTTCTGCGTTTGCACTCTTCTTGGCTGGCTTTGCAGGATGGCAATGGCGGCAATCAGAAATAGCTAAGAGCGATGTTTTGATTCGTTCTGCTGAGATACTCTTGAGCCAGGGTAAAGAGTTTGAGGCGCTGATAGAAAGTTTACAAGCAGGAATATTATTGCAACATCTAAAAGCTAAACCCTCAATGCAGTTGGTGACTACTTTATGGCAAACTGTTTCCGATGTAAAAGAGCGCAATCTCTTAGAGGGGCATAATGATTCAGTCAATAGTGTCTATTTTAGCCCAGATGGCAAAATCTTAGCTTCTTGCAGCAATGACACTATTAAATTATGGGATGTCACTACAGGCAAGGAAATTCTTACCCTTAACGAGCCTAATAATAGAGTCTATTACATCCGTTTTAGCCCTAATGGTAAAACCTTAGCTGCTGTCACTTCTAAAGGTATCAAACTCTGGGATATGGCTATGGTACGGGAAATTCGTACACTTAGTGTAGGAAATAACACTTTTGGATACGAGGAATCTCCGATCAGCGTCAGTTTTAGTGCTGATGGTAAAACGTTGGCTTTTGGCTTTAGTGACGATACTATCAAGATTTTGGATGTCGCTTCAGGAAAAGAAATCCGCACTTTCACTGGAGCTAATGCCGATCTCGATACTGGTATATCTTTTAGCCTCGATGGCAAAACTTTGGCTTCTAGAAGAAACAAGACTATCAAAATCCGGAATGTAGCCACGGGTAAAGAAATCCGTACTTTTGCTGCTGTTAATATTGATTTTGATACTATTATTAGTTTTAGTCCTGATGGCAAAACATTAGCTTTTACGGCTACTGACAATACTATTAAACTTCGAGATATCGCTACGGGAAAAGAAACACATATTATTACTGGAGCTAATGCTAAATTTAATACTATAAATTTCAGCCCGGATGGCACAACCTTGGCTTTTGGTAGCAATGACAACACTATCACACTTTGGGATGTCACCACGGGTAAAAAAATCCACACACTAACTAGACATAATGGTTCGATCAATAGCGTCAGTTTCAGTCCTAATGGTACAACCCTGGCTTCTGGCAGCAATGACAACACGATCAAACTTTGGAATATCACCAAGAGAAAAGAAATCCGTACTCTCAACGGGCATAGCGCTACAATCCGTAGCGTCAGTTTCAACCCTGATGGTAAAACGTTGACTTCTCGCAGCGATGACAACACAATAAAACTTTGGGATATAACTACAGAAAAAGAAATTCGCACTTTCAAACCCTGGAATGTAGCCACTGGCAAAGAAAACCGTCCTATCACTAAGAGCAATAGTGTAGTCAATGTCAATTTTGCTTCTGATAGCAAAACTTTGGTTTCTGGCGGCTCTGATGGAATTATTAAACTTTGGGATGCCAGTACAGGCAAAGTCATCCACACCATGACTGGGCATAGTAATGCAGTCATTAGCGTCAGTTTCAGCCCTGATGGTAAAACCTTGGTTTCTAACAGTTATGATGAGACTATCAAACTTTGGGATATCGCCACAGGCAAAGAAATTCGTAGCCTTAAAGATGAACAATTTCTTACCTTCAGTTTCAGTTTCAGCCCTGATAGCAAAACTTTGGCCTCTCCCAGTTCTCCAGCAATCCAACTTTGGGATGTCGCTACGCTAAAGAAAATCCGCACTCTCACTGGGCATAAAAGTACAGTTAATAGTGTCAGTTTCAGCACTGATGGCAAAACCTTGGTTTCTGGCAGCAATGACAAGACCATTAAACTCTGGGATGTCACCACGGGAAAAGAAATTCGCACTCTCACTGGACATACCGCTAGAGTTAATAGTGTCAGTTTCAGCACTGATGGCAAAACCTTGGTTTCTGGCAGCGATGACAAGACCATTAAACTCTGGGATGTCGCCACGGGAAAAGAAATTCGCACTCTCACTGGACATACCGCTAGAGTTAATAGTGTCAGTTTCAGCGCTGATGCCAAAACTTTGGCTTCTGGCAGCGATGACAAAACGGTGATTTTGTGGAATTTAAATTTTGATAGTCTACTTGTGCGCGGTTGTAATTGGGTAAGTGCTTATGTGCAGAACTCCACCGCTAAATTCAAGGATAGCGAGAAGCATCTTTGCGATGGTATCAGTACTGAAAAATAA
- a CDS encoding type II toxin-antitoxin system VapC family toxin gives MNQEQVLLDTDTLSAIMRQHPVVIPKAQAYLAQHSSFTFSIITRYEILRGLKAKGANKQLQAFEHFCANNIITPLTDEIIVQASDIYAELRKKGITIGDADILIAASAMVNRIAVITNNQSHFCHISGLTIYNWLV, from the coding sequence ATGAATCAAGAGCAAGTTCTTTTAGATACTGATACGCTGTCAGCAATTATGCGTCAACATCCGGTTGTCATTCCTAAAGCTCAAGCATATTTAGCTCAACACAGCAGCTTTACATTTTCTATTATTACTCGTTACGAAATTCTGCGAGGATTGAAAGCTAAAGGGGCTAACAAACAACTTCAAGCGTTTGAACATTTTTGTGCCAACAATATTATTACTCCTTTGACTGACGAGATAATCGTCCAAGCATCTGATATTTATGCGGAACTTAGAAAAAAAGGAATTACCATTGGGGATGCTGATATTTTAATCGCTGCTTCAGCAATGGTGAATCGCATAGCTGTTATTACTAATAATCAATCCCATTTTTGTCATATTTCTGGACTGACTATATATAACTGGTTAGTTTAA
- a CDS encoding DEAD/DEAH box helicase: protein MVLLTDYTWATKYDSDTLSLIKEFYEPALNCAVRYDRSTGFFSARILTLAAIGIEGLIRNNGTMRLVIGCTLGEQEVEAIARGEKLREVVDRSLSNFPLIPENIEEADALELLSWMVAQGYLEVKLALPCSPDRQPIPVQGIFHEKAGIIEDKAGNRLAFNGSVNETAKGWAGNWESFHVFTDGGGTKLHLDEEERGFAKLWTNQAKRCLVIDVPTAVKEQLLSYLPPNDQKPKRLEGIPESEVISQPSSADLSDKSLTTNPDSNETVFVEKNQPLDLQEQFKQLWRLIQYGPAIPEKGDRVGEATCAITPYPHQIKAFQRLYQNWPPKLLIADEVGLGKTIQAGLLIRQAWLAGKAKRILILAPKAVLTQWQIELREKFNLNVPIYDGKTLTWYDCPALRVLGKPIIKPVSRQEWHKEPIVITSSHLMRRADRAKELINETEPYDLIFLDEAHHARRQGVSGTQPKGPNQLLRLIQQLKHRTQGLVLLTATPMQVSPIEVWDLLNLLGLPQQWDLGNFRHFFDYASTLNPSHDQFEFMARLFRAVEAQFGETALEAAQKFVPGGSKLATKKVLQALRDEATLPRKQFNSDKRRVAIAIMRSNTPVNRLISRHTRELLRRYYEAGKISSRIANRIVEDGFVTLTADERKAYEAVEDYISTTYNNASQSDKNAVGFVMTIYRRRLSSSFAALEHTLNQRINTLKTGNTSQVESNEENLSDDENSDETMDTEEANQLEIVALKAEEVSDLEFLLRQVKKLPIDTKAQVLRQKVQKLRQENYQQIIIFTQYTDTMDFLRQYLIETEQYKVICFSGRGGELTVSNGNWRVISRDDTKRIFRESKADILLCTDAAAEGLNFQFCGALINYDMPWNPMRVEQRIGRIDRLGQVFENIKIINLHYENTVETDVYVALRERIGLFSQYVGKLQPILATLPRSITNAALSSRTQKEEQRAALVNELDSSIRQAQADSFDLDVITEADLEELPRPEPLYDLKTLDQILQSPSLLPPGIDVQLMQDGEYKFSMPGMKETLRVTTKPDYFDEHPDSTELWSPGSPLFPIVDGIE, encoded by the coding sequence ATGGTTTTACTTACAGATTATACTTGGGCGACTAAGTACGACTCTGACACATTGAGTCTAATTAAAGAGTTTTATGAACCTGCGCTGAATTGTGCAGTACGCTATGACCGTTCTACAGGCTTTTTTTCGGCGCGTATCTTGACCTTAGCCGCAATAGGAATTGAGGGTTTAATCCGTAATAACGGAACCATGCGGTTAGTCATTGGCTGCACTCTAGGCGAACAAGAGGTAGAAGCGATCGCACGAGGTGAAAAACTCAGGGAAGTAGTAGATCGTTCTCTATCTAATTTTCCCTTAATCCCAGAGAATATTGAAGAAGCAGACGCATTAGAACTTCTGTCTTGGATGGTTGCACAGGGTTATTTAGAGGTTAAACTTGCCTTACCCTGTTCTCCTGATCGTCAGCCGATACCCGTACAAGGTATTTTTCACGAAAAAGCCGGAATTATTGAAGACAAAGCTGGCAATAGACTAGCATTTAATGGCAGTGTCAATGAAACAGCCAAAGGCTGGGCAGGAAATTGGGAGAGTTTTCATGTCTTTACAGATGGGGGTGGAACAAAACTCCATTTAGATGAAGAGGAACGAGGCTTTGCTAAACTCTGGACAAACCAAGCTAAACGCTGTTTAGTCATTGATGTTCCTACTGCGGTAAAAGAACAACTCCTCAGTTATCTTCCACCTAATGATCAAAAACCAAAGCGATTAGAAGGAATTCCTGAGTCAGAAGTCATTAGTCAGCCTTCTAGTGCTGATTTGAGCGATAAATCGCTCACTACAAACCCTGATAGCAATGAAACAGTTTTTGTTGAAAAGAATCAGCCTCTGGATCTGCAAGAACAATTTAAACAGCTTTGGCGCTTGATCCAGTACGGCCCTGCAATCCCCGAAAAAGGCGATCGCGTTGGCGAAGCTACCTGTGCAATTACGCCTTATCCTCACCAAATCAAGGCTTTTCAACGCCTTTATCAAAACTGGCCTCCCAAACTCCTCATTGCTGACGAAGTTGGTTTAGGTAAAACGATTCAAGCTGGATTATTGATTCGTCAGGCTTGGTTAGCAGGTAAAGCTAAACGAATTCTTATCCTTGCACCCAAAGCGGTTCTGACTCAATGGCAAATTGAACTCAGAGAAAAATTCAACCTGAATGTTCCTATTTATGATGGTAAAACTCTAACTTGGTATGATTGCCCAGCTTTGAGGGTGTTAGGTAAACCCATTATTAAACCTGTCAGCCGTCAGGAATGGCACAAAGAACCGATTGTCATTACCTCCAGCCACTTAATGCGAAGAGCAGATCGCGCCAAAGAATTAATTAATGAAACCGAACCTTACGACTTAATATTTCTCGATGAAGCACATCATGCCCGCCGCCAGGGTGTCAGTGGTACTCAACCTAAAGGGCCTAATCAATTATTGCGATTAATACAGCAGTTAAAACATAGAACTCAAGGTTTAGTTTTATTAACTGCAACTCCCATGCAAGTTAGTCCTATAGAAGTTTGGGATTTACTGAATTTACTAGGGCTACCTCAACAGTGGGATCTAGGAAACTTCCGCCATTTCTTTGATTATGCCAGTACACTTAACCCTAGCCACGATCAATTTGAATTTATGGCACGGTTGTTTCGTGCTGTTGAAGCGCAGTTTGGCGAAACAGCCCTGGAAGCTGCCCAAAAATTTGTTCCAGGTGGTAGTAAATTAGCCACCAAAAAAGTATTGCAAGCCCTCAGAGATGAAGCCACCCTACCCAGAAAACAATTCAACAGCGACAAAAGACGAGTTGCGATCGCCATCATGCGAAGTAATACCCCTGTTAATCGCCTCATTTCGCGCCATACCCGTGAATTATTGCGTCGCTATTACGAAGCCGGAAAAATTAGTAGTCGTATTGCTAATCGTATTGTTGAAGACGGATTTGTTACTTTAACTGCTGATGAAAGAAAAGCCTATGAAGCAGTTGAAGATTATATTTCTACTACGTATAATAATGCTTCTCAATCTGATAAAAATGCTGTCGGATTTGTGATGACTATCTATCGTCGTCGTCTGTCTAGTAGTTTCGCGGCTTTAGAACATACACTAAATCAGCGAATTAATACTCTGAAAACTGGTAACACTTCTCAAGTCGAATCTAATGAAGAAAACCTTTCTGATGATGAAAATTCAGACGAGACAATGGATACTGAAGAAGCTAATCAGTTAGAAATTGTAGCCTTAAAAGCAGAAGAAGTAAGCGATTTAGAATTTTTGTTAAGACAAGTTAAGAAACTACCAATTGACACTAAAGCTCAGGTTTTACGCCAGAAAGTGCAAAAGCTTAGGCAAGAAAATTACCAGCAAATAATTATATTTACTCAATATACTGACACTATGGATTTTCTGCGTCAGTATTTAATTGAAACAGAACAATATAAAGTTATTTGCTTTTCAGGGCGTGGAGGAGAATTAACTGTAAGTAATGGCAATTGGCGAGTTATTTCTAGAGATGACACTAAGCGAATCTTTCGAGAAAGTAAAGCTGATATCCTACTCTGTACAGATGCAGCAGCCGAAGGCTTAAACTTTCAATTTTGTGGAGCATTAATTAACTATGATATGCCCTGGAATCCTATGAGAGTTGAACAGAGAATTGGTAGGATTGACCGCTTAGGGCAAGTTTTTGAAAATATTAAAATTATTAATTTACACTATGAAAATACTGTAGAAACAGATGTTTATGTGGCTTTAAGAGAACGAATTGGCTTATTCTCTCAGTATGTGGGTAAGTTACAGCCTATTTTAGCCACCTTACCTAGAAGTATTACCAATGCTGCTTTATCTAGCCGCACTCAAAAAGAGGAACAACGAGCAGCCCTGGTTAATGAATTGGATAGCAGCATTCGTCAAGCTCAAGCAGATAGTTTTGATTTGGACGTAATTACCGAAGCTGATTTAGAAGAACTTCCACGTCCAGAACCACTATATGATTTGAAAACTTTAGACCAAATACTACAAAGTCCTTCTTTATTACCTCCTGGGATTGATGTTCAACTCATGCAGGATGGCGAATACAAATTTTCCATGCCGGGAATGAAGGAAACTTTGCGAGTTACTACTAAGCCTGATTACTTTGACGAACACCCAGATAGTACAGAATTATGGTCGCCTGGGAGTCCTTTATTTCCCATTGTTGATGGTATTGAGTAG
- a CDS encoding Spx/MgsR family RNA polymerase-binding regulatory protein: MSLQVYGIPNCGTCKKAFNWLQNHNIDYEFINTKETPPTRDQIQNWVKSLGSAPMRNTSGQSYRALGEEKKTWTDEQWIDAFANDAMLLKRPLFVKYGIAVLVGFKDETVIREKLGL, from the coding sequence ATGTCTCTTCAAGTTTACGGCATTCCCAACTGCGGCACTTGCAAAAAAGCTTTTAACTGGTTGCAAAACCACAACATTGACTATGAATTTATTAACACCAAAGAAACTCCGCCTACCCGTGACCAGATTCAAAACTGGGTGAAATCTTTGGGTTCTGCTCCCATGCGGAACACTTCTGGCCAATCCTACCGCGCTTTGGGTGAAGAAAAGAAGACTTGGACTGACGAACAATGGATTGACGCATTCGCTAACGACGCAATGCTGCTCAAACGTCCGCTTTTCGTCAAATATGGAATAGCCGTGCTGGTAGGCTTCAAAGATGAAACAGTCATTCGAGAAAAATTAGGACTTTAA
- a CDS encoding site-specific integrase yields the protein MKIDRHGKAKVLTQQEIQRLFTEGLTTVRDRTLCAVMLYTACRVRECVTLKITDVLDRKGKVRPELIIRKGNTKGKLATRTIPVLDDLRRHLEAYKPKTSIDGYLFPGRWGRGHLHEDYAALIFREGCRLVDIEGASSHSCRRTALTIMHRNGVPLRVIQEISGHRNLEQLQRYLEVESDQIRGAIAMLSMLTPVATDMDGKESPKNEQYQPF from the coding sequence GTGAAAATTGACCGACACGGCAAAGCAAAGGTTCTGACTCAGCAAGAAATTCAACGCCTGTTCACCGAAGGTCTAACAACAGTGCGTGACCGTACCCTATGTGCTGTCATGCTCTACACTGCCTGCCGTGTCAGAGAATGCGTCACCCTAAAAATTACAGATGTCCTAGATCGCAAAGGCAAAGTCCGGCCAGAACTCATCATCCGCAAGGGCAACACTAAAGGTAAACTAGCCACGCGCACTATCCCAGTGCTAGACGATTTGCGCCGACACCTGGAAGCCTACAAACCCAAGACTTCCATAGATGGCTACCTTTTCCCCGGACGCTGGGGACGGGGACATTTGCATGAAGACTATGCAGCCCTGATCTTTCGGGAAGGATGCAGACTGGTTGACATAGAAGGAGCATCCAGTCACAGTTGCCGCCGCACAGCGTTAACGATCATGCACAGAAATGGCGTACCTCTGCGAGTCATTCAAGAAATCAGTGGTCATCGCAACTTAGAGCAGCTGCAACGTTACTTAGAAGTAGAATCAGATCAAATTCGGGGAGCGATCGCCATGTTGAGTATGCTGACCCCGGTGGCAACGGATATGGATGGTAAAGAAAGTCCCAAAAACGAACAATACCAGCCGTTCTAG